The following nucleotide sequence is from Bdellovibrio sp. ArHS.
CATTTGTACCGTGTTGCCTGAAAGAGCAATGAAACTGAAGGCGACGCCGACAGAGCCCACTGTGGCCCAACCTTTTTCCACCATGAAGTAAGCCGAAACCCCCGTCACTAAAAGTAACAGGGCCGTTAGACTGTTCATCTGAAATGAAAAGCTGATCAGCTGTTTAGTCGTACTCATTTTTTGCGTTAGAAAATAGCGATCCAAACGCTCAAAGCGTTCGCCGAAAATCTTTTCCCGCCGGAAAGAACGGATGGTGCTGGCCCCTTGGGTGGTTTCCGCAAAATGCGCAATACTCGGAGAGCGGCTGGCGGAAAGTTCACGTCGTGAGGTGCGCAGTTTCTGTTGATTCAATTTGTAAACCAGGAAGTTCATCACACCGATGAAAAAGACAAAAATCAAATAAATCGGATTGGCGACGGTGATCAGAATGACCATCATACTCAGATCAAAAATAATCGAGATGAATTCGGCCAAAGGCCCGCCGAACAAACGAAACACGTTGCCATAGTCGCTGGAAAAACGCGTGATGATTCGGCCTGCTGGCGTGTTGTCAAAAAAGCCCATGGGCAGGCGGGAAGTTCTTAAGGTGACTTCGTCATAGAAACTGGAAATCGCCTGCGCAGAAAGTCTGGAAAAACTCACGCGGAACACAAGGGTCATCGCAAAGCCGGTGATCGCCATGATTCCCAGAAGAAGAACAAACTGCTGCGAAGAAAAGCCTGTCAGTGGCGTTTCTTTACCGACCAGATTGTCGACCCAGTAGCCAATGACATTGGTGTTGGCCAAAAGAAGGCCTCGGCCGACAAAACCTAAGGTCAGACAAACTAAAATACGAGCCAGATACGGCCCATAGGCGAAGCGCAAGGTTTCATAAAGATTTTTGCTATAGCCACCTTCTTTGCGGACTTCTCCATCGGAAAGATATTTAGCCTTCACGGCAGGTTTGTGCGCTTTTCTAGAAGTCATTTTAAAACCTCCAGGGAATCCTCAGATTTTTGCGTGGCTTCCTTGGCGACCGTCGTGGTGTATTGACGGAACTTATGATTTCGCGCCAGAAGTTCTTCAAAGCTTCCCGAGTCCACAATTTCACCATCCTCCATAAACAGGATGCGATCCACCTGATGCAGAGCGCTCAGGCGATGCGTGACCAGCAGGCGGGTGCGGTCGGCCCAGGCGCCCAGAAGAAGTTGCGCAAAAAGTTTTTGTTCGGTGTCGACATCCACGGCACTTAAACAGTCATCCAAAAGTAAGACCGGAGCTTTATGAAAATGCACACGGGCCAGGCCCACGCGCTGTCGTTGACCGCCGGAAAGATTTACACCTCGTTCGCCGATTTCCGTCGCCAAACCTTTTTCCACGCGTTCGGTGTTTAAATCGAACTGTGCTAATTTCAAGGACTCTTCAATCATCGGATCTCGTTCCGACTCGATGTCGTAAATGAAAGCCACGTTTTCACGCAAGGTCGCATTCATAATGAAGCCTTCCTGGGGCACATAGGCGTACTGCGCACGCACCTCATCCAGATTCATCTGTAAGGCATTCTTTTCGCCAAAGTGGTACGACTCAAAGCTGGCGCCGGTTTCGC
It contains:
- a CDS encoding ABC transporter transmembrane domain-containing protein, coding for MTSRKAHKPAVKAKYLSDGEVRKEGGYSKNLYETLRFAYGPYLARILVCLTLGFVGRGLLLANTNVIGYWVDNLVGKETPLTGFSSQQFVLLLGIMAITGFAMTLVFRVSFSRLSAQAISSFYDEVTLRTSRLPMGFFDNTPAGRIITRFSSDYGNVFRLFGGPLAEFISIIFDLSMMVILITVANPIYLIFVFFIGVMNFLVYKLNQQKLRTSRRELSASRSPSIAHFAETTQGASTIRSFRREKIFGERFERLDRYFLTQKMSTTKQLISFSFQMNSLTALLLLVTGVSAYFMVEKGWATVGSVGVAFSFIALSGNTVQMFFEWLTQFEEAMIGVERLDQYMRMEMENGSHLPATAKFATGHPVYSESVEKYLHNRRLTENRSASVQVKDVWFRYRDDLPWVLKGVNFEVQAGERLGIVGRTGSGKSSLIQALFYLYPIDKGQISINEHLPKFKNDTAGVDLNLYRQSMAFIAQEPILFQGTLRFNLDIKDTLPDERLLQVIEQVGLGDWLRSHPEGLALRIEERGKNLSLGERQLLCMARCLLQESPIVIMDEATSSVDPQSEEILVKATEEFFSDRTQLIIAHRLSTLAKCDRILWLQNGEIVALGPTSEVLPRFKKAELV